Proteins from one Salmo salar chromosome ssa29, Ssal_v3.1, whole genome shotgun sequence genomic window:
- the shha gene encoding sonic hedgehog protein, protein MDEMLLLTRIVLVGLISLSLVSSGMGCGPGRGYGRRKHPKKLTPLAYKQFIPNVAEKTLGASGRYEGKITRNSERFKELTPNYNTDIIFKDEENTGADRLMTQRCKDKLNSLAISVMNQWPGIKLRVTEGWDEDGHHFEESLHYEGRAVDITTSDRDKSKYGTLSRLAVEAGFDWVYYESKAHIHCSVKAENSVAAKSGGCFPGTSSVTLKDGSRKAVKDLRVGDKVLAANSDGNLAYSDFIMFVDQDSATRRVFYVLETKEPAQKIILTAAHLLFVVNNSTDDLHSMSAVFASKVKPGQKVVVFDDLHSQLKSVTVERIYTEEHEGSFAPVTVQGTIVVDQVLASCYAVIEDHNLAHLAFAPVRMSYWLSSLRSPKDYSMPNATLHEDGVHWYSKILYQLGTWLLDSHALHPLGMSINSS, encoded by the exons ATGGACGAAATGCTGCTGTTGACAAGAATCGTTCTGGTCGGGTTGATCTCCTTGTCCTTGGTGTCCTCTGGGATGGGTTGTGGACCGGGCAGGGGCTACGGGAGGAGAAAACATCCGAAGAAGCTGACACCTCTTGCGTACAAGCAGTTCATCCCAAACGTCGCGGAGAAGACCCTAGGGGCCAGTGGAAGATACGAAGGCAAGATCACGCGGAACTCCGAGCGATTTAAAGAACTGACTCCCAATTACAATACTGACATTATCTTTAAGGATGAAGAGAACACCGGTGCGGACCGGCTCATGACTCAG AGATGTAAAGACAAGCTGAACTCCCTGGCTATCTCCGTCATGAACCAGTGGCCAGGGATAAAGCTCCGCGTCACCGAGGGCTGGGACGAGGATGGGCACCATTTCGAAGAGTCCCTACACTACGAGGGAAGGGCAGTGGATATCACGACCTCCGATAGAGACAAGAGCAAGTACGGCACGCTGTCCAGACTTGCAGTGGAGGCTGGATTCGACTGGGTCTACTACGAGTCCAAGGCCCACATCCACTGTTCTGTCAAAGCAG AAAACTCTGTTGCTGCCAAATCAGGAGGCTGCTTCCCAGGCACCTCTTCGGTAACTCTCAAAGATGGAAGCAGGAAGGCAGTGAAAGACCTCAGAGTTGGCGACAAAGTGCTGGCAGCCAACAGTGATGGGAACCTCGCATATAGTGACTTCATCATGTTCGTGGACCAGGACTCTGCAACCAGAAGAGTGTTTTATGTGCTAGAGACTAAAGAACCAGCCCAGAAAATCATCCTTACTGCTGCACATCTGCTCTTTGTGGTCAACAActcaacggatgatctccacagcATGTCAGCAGTATTTGCGAGCAAAGTCAAACCTGGACAAAAGGTGGTCGTCTTTGATGATTTGCATAGCCAACTGAAGTCGGTCACCGTGGAACGGATTTACACGGAGGAGCACGAGGGGTCATTTGCGCCTGTGACGGTTCAAGGAACCATCGTGGTAGATCAGGTGCTTGCGTCATGTTACGCGGTAATTGAAGACCACAATCTAGCGCACCTGGCGTTTGCACCTGTCAGAATGAGCTACTGGCTGTCCTCGTTGCGATCCCCGAAAGACTACTCCATGCCCAACGCCACCTTACACGAGGACGGAGTGCACTGGTACTCCAAGATTCTATATCAATTAGGAACGTGGCTCTTGGATAGCCACGCGCTTCACCCACTGGGGATGTCAATAAACTCAAGTTGA